A single window of Candoia aspera isolate rCanAsp1 chromosome 3, rCanAsp1.hap2, whole genome shotgun sequence DNA harbors:
- the C8A gene encoding complement component C8 alpha chain isoform X2 yields the protein MRVHPSKILFPIILSIAYLLLCQDTDAAHSKLTGLPSHRSRRQAGAPIPIDCHLSTWSQWTICFPCQGKRFRSRQLVQPAKYRGSACNGNLWDKEACKPKEPCVAEQSCGDDFQCQETGRCIKRHLLCNGEPDCMDGSDEDGCDDPVSTCENPDPVPGIEQVSRGFNILTQKPALFVYDPKYFGGQCESVYNGEWRELKYDSACERLYYGDDEKYFRKPYNVHFYHFLAQADTGVSSEYYADSTDLLDAIKKDTSRNGGFTVGIGLAEVPVSLELGFTLSKGSGTLNNFTQYKEKNVGFIRVKTKVQTARFKMRRNNIYLDEDMLQSLMELPEEYNYGMYSSFIYDYGTHFMTSGTIGGIFEYILVVNKDKMRSVDIKTDYVNSCFGASIGLSFPFQETLEINAKVNFNKCAIEGGMAEDPNDKKSVIEDIIPRVEGGDASSIARIMENKSSIAYRYWGRSLKLNPTVIDFELQPIHELLSRTNLANIETKRKNLKRATYQYLMEFNTCRCGPCKNNGEPILLGSTCVCECKQGFQGPDCGETKRRGYPVHGSWSCWTPWAACQAGSRSRTRQCANPAPENGGTACPGRNIQTETC from the exons ATCACGAAGACAAGCCGGGGCACCTATTCCCATTGATTGTCACCTGAGCACGTGGTCACAATGGACGATATGCTTTCCTTGCCAAGGAAAACGA TTCAGATCAAGGCAACTGGTGCAACCAGCCAAATACAGAGGGAGTGCCTGTAATGGTAATCTTTGGGACAAAGAAGCATGTAAGCCAAAAGAACCGTGTGTTGCGGAACAAAGCTGTGGAGATGACTTTCAATGTCAGGAGACTG GGCGTTGCATTAAACGTCACCTACTATGCAATGGAGAGCCAGACTGTATGGATGGGTCTGATGAGGATGGTTGTGATGATCCTGTAAGTACATGTGAAAATCCAGATCCAGTTCCAGGAATTGAACAAGTTTCAAGGGG attcaaTATCCTTACACAAAAACCAGCACTGTTCGTCTATGACCCTAAGTACTTTGGAGGCCAGTGCGAATCTGTTTACAATGGAGAATGGCGAGAGCTGAAGTATGATTCGGCATGTGAGCGTTTGTATTATGGGGATGATGAGAAATACTTCCGAAAGCCCTATAATGTTCACTTCTATCACTTTCTA GCTCAGGCTGATACTGGTGTTTCTTCTGAGTATTATGCTGATTCCACAGACTTACTGGATGCCATCAAAAAAGACACCTCTAGAAATGGTGGTTTTACAGTTGGCATAGGACTTGCTGAAGTGCCCGTGTCATTGGAGCTAGGCTTCACTTTATCAAAGGGTTCAGGGACCCTGAACAATTTTACACAATACAAAGAAAAG AATGTAGGATTTATTAGAGTTAAAACCAAAGTGCAAACAGCCCGTTTCAAGATGAGACGCAATAATATATATTTGGATGAAGACATGTTACAGTCTCTGATGGAGCTCCCAGAAGAGTATAACTATGGGATGTACAGCAGTTTTATTTATGATTATGGCACCCATTTCATGACATCTGGAACCATTGGAGGCATCTTTGAATATATCCTTGTTGTGAACAAAGACAAAATGAGGAG CGTAGATATTAAAACGGATTATGTAAATAGCTGTTTTGGGGCATCGATTGGCCTTAGCTTTCCATTTCAAGAAACTTTGGAGATAAATGCCAAGGTGAACTTCAATAAATGTGCCATAGAAGGAGGCATGGCTGAAG ATCCCAATGACAAAAAATCAGTAATAGAAGATATTATTCCCCGGGTTGAAGGTGGAGATGCCTCATCCATTGCCAGGATCATGGAAAATAAGAGCTCCATAGCATACCGTTACTGGGGGAGGTCATTAAAACTTAATCCCACCGTTATTGATTTTGAG CTGCAGCCCATACATGAATTATTGTCTAGAACAAACCTTGCTAATATTGAGACCaagaggaagaacttgaaaagGGCTACATATCAGTATTTAATGGAATTCAATACCTGCCGCTGCGGTCCATGTAAGAACAACGGTGAACCAATATTGCTGGGGTCTACCTGTGTTTGTGAGTGCAAGCAGGGCTTCCAAGGCCCAGACTGTGGAGAGACAAAAAGGAGAG GCTATCCAGTCCATGGTAGCTGGAGTTGCTGGACTCCATGGGCAGCTTGTCAAGCTGGATCTAGAAGCCGCACAAGACAGTGTGCAAACCCAGCTCCTGAAAATGGTGGAACAGCATGTCCAGGCAGGAATATCCAGACAGAGACATGTTAA
- the C8A gene encoding complement component C8 alpha chain isoform X1 produces MRVHPSKILFPIILSIAYLLLCQDTDAAHSKLTGLPSHRSRRQAGAPIPIDCHLSTWSQWTICFPCQGKRFRSRQLVQPAKYRGSACNGNLWDKEACKPKEPCVAEQSCGDDFQCQETGRCIKRHLLCNGEPDCMDGSDEDGCDDPVSTCENPDPVPGIEQVSRGFNILTQKPALFVYDPKYFGGQCESVYNGEWRELKYDSACERLYYGDDEKYFRKPYNVHFYHFLAQADTGVSSEYYADSTDLLDAIKKDTSRNGGFTVGIGLAEVPVSLELGFTLSKGSGTLNNFTQYKEKNVGFIRVKTKVQTARFKMRRNNIYLDEDMLQSLMELPEEYNYGMYSSFIYDYGTHFMTSGTIGGIFEYILVVNKDKMRSSDIKTDYVNSCFGASIGLSFPFQETLEINAKVNFNKCAIEGGMAEDPNDKKSVIEDIIPRVEGGDASSIARIMENKSSIAYRYWGRSLKLNPTVIDFELQPIHELLSRTNLANIETKRKNLKRATYQYLMEFNTCRCGPCKNNGEPILLGSTCVCECKQGFQGPDCGETKRRGYPVHGSWSCWTPWAACQAGSRSRTRQCANPAPENGGTACPGRNIQTETC; encoded by the exons ATCACGAAGACAAGCCGGGGCACCTATTCCCATTGATTGTCACCTGAGCACGTGGTCACAATGGACGATATGCTTTCCTTGCCAAGGAAAACGA TTCAGATCAAGGCAACTGGTGCAACCAGCCAAATACAGAGGGAGTGCCTGTAATGGTAATCTTTGGGACAAAGAAGCATGTAAGCCAAAAGAACCGTGTGTTGCGGAACAAAGCTGTGGAGATGACTTTCAATGTCAGGAGACTG GGCGTTGCATTAAACGTCACCTACTATGCAATGGAGAGCCAGACTGTATGGATGGGTCTGATGAGGATGGTTGTGATGATCCTGTAAGTACATGTGAAAATCCAGATCCAGTTCCAGGAATTGAACAAGTTTCAAGGGG attcaaTATCCTTACACAAAAACCAGCACTGTTCGTCTATGACCCTAAGTACTTTGGAGGCCAGTGCGAATCTGTTTACAATGGAGAATGGCGAGAGCTGAAGTATGATTCGGCATGTGAGCGTTTGTATTATGGGGATGATGAGAAATACTTCCGAAAGCCCTATAATGTTCACTTCTATCACTTTCTA GCTCAGGCTGATACTGGTGTTTCTTCTGAGTATTATGCTGATTCCACAGACTTACTGGATGCCATCAAAAAAGACACCTCTAGAAATGGTGGTTTTACAGTTGGCATAGGACTTGCTGAAGTGCCCGTGTCATTGGAGCTAGGCTTCACTTTATCAAAGGGTTCAGGGACCCTGAACAATTTTACACAATACAAAGAAAAG AATGTAGGATTTATTAGAGTTAAAACCAAAGTGCAAACAGCCCGTTTCAAGATGAGACGCAATAATATATATTTGGATGAAGACATGTTACAGTCTCTGATGGAGCTCCCAGAAGAGTATAACTATGGGATGTACAGCAGTTTTATTTATGATTATGGCACCCATTTCATGACATCTGGAACCATTGGAGGCATCTTTGAATATATCCTTGTTGTGAACAAAGACAAAATGAGGAGCTCAG ATATTAAAACGGATTATGTAAATAGCTGTTTTGGGGCATCGATTGGCCTTAGCTTTCCATTTCAAGAAACTTTGGAGATAAATGCCAAGGTGAACTTCAATAAATGTGCCATAGAAGGAGGCATGGCTGAAG ATCCCAATGACAAAAAATCAGTAATAGAAGATATTATTCCCCGGGTTGAAGGTGGAGATGCCTCATCCATTGCCAGGATCATGGAAAATAAGAGCTCCATAGCATACCGTTACTGGGGGAGGTCATTAAAACTTAATCCCACCGTTATTGATTTTGAG CTGCAGCCCATACATGAATTATTGTCTAGAACAAACCTTGCTAATATTGAGACCaagaggaagaacttgaaaagGGCTACATATCAGTATTTAATGGAATTCAATACCTGCCGCTGCGGTCCATGTAAGAACAACGGTGAACCAATATTGCTGGGGTCTACCTGTGTTTGTGAGTGCAAGCAGGGCTTCCAAGGCCCAGACTGTGGAGAGACAAAAAGGAGAG GCTATCCAGTCCATGGTAGCTGGAGTTGCTGGACTCCATGGGCAGCTTGTCAAGCTGGATCTAGAAGCCGCACAAGACAGTGTGCAAACCCAGCTCCTGAAAATGGTGGAACAGCATGTCCAGGCAGGAATATCCAGACAGAGACATGTTAA